The Homo sapiens mitochondrion, complete genome genomic interval TCCAAACATCACTTTGGCTTCGAAGCCGCCGCCTGATACTGGCATTTTGTAGATGTGGTTTGACTATTTCTGTATGTCTCCATCTATTGATGAGGGTCTTACTCTTTTAGTATAAATAGTACCGTTAACTTCCAATTAACTAGTTTTGACAACATTCAAAAAAGAGTAATAAACTTCGCCTTAATTTTAATAATCAACACCCTCCTAGCCTTACTACTAATAATTATTACATTTTGACTACCACAACTCAACGGCTACATAGAAAAATCCACCCCTTACGAGTGCGGCTTCGACCCTATATCCCCCGCCCGCGTCCCTTTCTCCATAAAATTCTTCTTAGTAGCTATTACCTTCTTATTATTTGATCTAGAAATTGCCCTCCTTTTACCCCTACCATGAGCCCTACAAACAACTAACCTGCCACTAATAGTTATGTCATCCCTCTTATTAATCATCATCCTAGCCCTAAGTCTGGCCTATGAGTGACTACAAAAAGGATTAGACTGAACCGAATTGGTATATAGTTTAAACAAAACGAATGATTTCGACTCATTAAATTATGATAATCATATTTACCAAATGCCCCTCATTTACATAAATATTATACTAGCATTTACCATCTCACTTCTAGGAATACTAGTATATCGCTCACACCTCATATCCTCCCTACTATGCCTAGAAGGAATAATACTATCGCTGTTCATTATAGCTACTCTCATAACCCTCAACACCCACTCCCTCTTAGCCAATATTGTGCCTATTGCCATACTAGTCTTTGCCGCCTGCGAAGCAGCGGTGGGCCTAGCCCTACTAGTCTCAATCTCCAACACATATGGCCTAGACTACGTACATAACCTAAACCTACTCCAATGCTAAAACTAATCGTCCCAACAATTATATTACTACCACTGACATGACTTTCCAAAAAACACATAATTTGAATCAACACAACCACCCACAGCCTAATTATTAGCATCATCCCTCTACTATTTTTTAACCAAATCAACAACAACCTATTTAGCTGTTCCCCAACCTTTTCCTCCGACCCCCTAACAACCCCCCTCCTAATACTAACTACCTGACTCCTACCCCTCACAATCATGGCAAGCCAACGCCACTTATCCAGTGAACCACTATCACGAAAAAAACTCTACCTCTCTATACTAATCTCCCTACAAATCTCCTTAATTATAACATTCACAGCCACAGAACTAATCA includes:
- the ND3 gene encoding NADH dehydrogenase subunit 3 (TAA stop codon is completed by the addition of 3' A residues to the mRNA); its protein translation is MNFALILMINTLLALLLMIITFWLPQLNGYMEKSTPYECGFDPMSPARVPFSMKFFLVAITFLLFDLEIALLLPLPWALQTTNLPLMVMSSLLLIIILALSLAYEWLQKGLDWTE
- the ND4L gene encoding NADH dehydrogenase subunit 4L — encoded protein: MPLIYMNIMLAFTISLLGMLVYRSHLMSSLLCLEGMMLSLFIMATLMTLNTHSLLANIVPIAMLVFAACEAAVGLALLVSISNTYGLDYVHNLNLLQC